A single genomic interval of Stieleria maiorica harbors:
- a CDS encoding cytochrome-c peroxidase, with amino-acid sequence MRHLIRPSLRTLLPLAPICLAATGLLSIASAEPSENTDSAAPSATVTLGQDDSLLTGIPGNGELTLEEVKSWLSRPEQHVELSITLPKGLDAAKGNLFIPADNPMTRAKIELGRQLYFDPRLSNDNTISCASCHDPAQGYGAQTQFGVGVRGQEGGRNSPVAYNRIVSNAQFWDGRAATLEDQAVGPIANPIEMGNSHETCVADLAANPIYKLQFEKLFDDGITIDNVGKAIATFERALVTGPAPYDFQNDLDTFEKLFADDLEYLDEEPELKEKYDALKAAIASHPMSESAKRGMKLFAGKANCATCHAGANFTDEQYHNLGVGMEAGEPDLGRYEVTKQEKDKGAFKTPTLRNIALSAPYMHDGSQKTLAEVVDWYDKGGHKNPWLSDKMKVLNLTDQEKADLVAFMKEGLTGSFPKIQTGRLPE; translated from the coding sequence ATGCGTCATTTGATTCGACCTTCACTGCGAACGCTCCTTCCACTGGCCCCCATTTGTCTGGCCGCAACCGGCCTGCTGTCGATCGCTTCTGCCGAACCATCGGAAAATACTGATTCGGCAGCTCCATCAGCGACGGTGACTCTCGGCCAAGACGATTCGTTGCTGACCGGAATTCCTGGCAACGGCGAGCTCACTCTCGAAGAGGTCAAGAGCTGGCTGAGCCGACCGGAGCAACACGTCGAATTGTCGATCACCCTGCCCAAGGGGCTCGACGCCGCCAAAGGGAATCTGTTCATCCCCGCCGATAACCCGATGACGCGAGCGAAGATCGAACTTGGCCGCCAACTTTACTTTGATCCACGACTTTCCAACGACAACACGATCTCTTGCGCTTCGTGCCATGACCCCGCGCAAGGTTACGGCGCCCAGACCCAATTCGGTGTGGGCGTGCGTGGACAAGAAGGCGGCCGCAATTCACCGGTCGCGTACAACCGCATCGTCAGCAACGCGCAGTTTTGGGATGGACGCGCCGCCACGCTGGAAGACCAAGCGGTCGGCCCGATCGCGAACCCGATCGAAATGGGCAACAGCCACGAAACCTGTGTCGCCGATTTGGCAGCCAACCCGATCTACAAACTGCAATTCGAAAAGCTGTTCGACGATGGCATCACGATCGACAACGTCGGAAAAGCGATCGCGACCTTCGAACGAGCCCTGGTGACCGGACCGGCACCGTACGATTTCCAAAACGATCTGGACACGTTTGAGAAACTGTTCGCCGACGACTTGGAGTACTTGGACGAAGAACCGGAATTGAAAGAAAAGTACGACGCATTGAAAGCCGCCATCGCCTCGCATCCGATGAGCGAATCGGCCAAGCGCGGCATGAAGTTGTTCGCCGGAAAAGCAAACTGTGCGACCTGCCACGCCGGAGCCAATTTCACCGACGAGCAGTACCATAACCTTGGCGTCGGCATGGAAGCTGGCGAGCCCGATCTGGGACGCTACGAAGTCACGAAGCAGGAAAAGGACAAGGGAGCCTTCAAGACGCCGACGCTGCGCAACATCGCACTGTCAGCACCCTACATGCATGACGGCAGCCAGAAGACGCTTGCCGAAGTCGTCGACTGGTACGACAAGGGCGGACACAAGAACCCTTGGTTGAGCGACAAGATGAAGGTGTTGAATCTGACCGATCAAGAGAAAGCCGATCTGGTCGCGTTTATGAAAGAAGGGCTGACCGGTTCGTTTCCCAAGATCCAAACCGGTCGATTGCCCGAGTAG
- a CDS encoding sulfatase produces the protein MNHRLDLASHSRPGKSITTAIIAFLAAVVIPQGFGLQPVTAQDAGARQDAPRRPNVVLILMDDMGAIDLSGEGSTYYRSPRIDSIAKQGMRFTNGYATCCVCSPSRASIQLGTFPARNGITDWIGAKTGFDWKRPDRLLPAEYVHALPHDQVTIAEALREGGYATFFAGKWHLGDKGSWPTDHGYQVNKGGHDKGSPPGGYFAPYTNPVLESGPDGESLPIRLAQETVRYINDHKSDPFFAMLSFYSVHGPVQTSKTLWQKYRELAPPLPPGQQRFRVDRTLPVRQVQDHPVYAGMVETVDDAVGMVLDAIDANGLTDNTIVVFTSDNGGVSSGDAFCTSNLPLRGGKGRQWEGGIREPFYIRYPALVPAGTSDQTPVTGADLYPTLLELCGLPLRPNQHQDGVSLKPLLTGGTIPDRPLYWHYPHYGNQGGEPHAIIRQDDWKLIHYYEDGRDELYHLASDPGEQSDVSRTQPARAAAMWQQLDTWLTEVEAKRPEPDPRYDPETTQRYYLEKQTQMKQRLEDFHSRILEADWQPNPDWWGSLRAKD, from the coding sequence ATGAACCATCGGCTTGACTTGGCCAGTCACTCTCGTCCCGGCAAATCAATCACAACAGCGATCATCGCCTTCCTGGCGGCTGTCGTGATTCCGCAAGGCTTCGGTTTGCAACCCGTCACCGCCCAGGATGCCGGCGCGCGACAAGACGCCCCCCGACGTCCCAACGTCGTTTTGATCCTGATGGATGACATGGGGGCGATCGACCTGTCCGGTGAAGGCAGCACGTACTATCGATCGCCGCGGATCGACAGCATCGCAAAGCAAGGGATGCGCTTTACAAACGGCTACGCGACGTGTTGTGTGTGCAGCCCTTCGCGGGCGAGCATCCAACTGGGGACCTTTCCCGCCCGCAACGGGATCACCGATTGGATCGGGGCGAAAACAGGATTCGATTGGAAACGTCCCGACCGCTTGCTTCCGGCCGAGTATGTGCACGCGTTGCCGCACGACCAGGTGACCATCGCCGAAGCACTGCGTGAAGGAGGTTATGCCACGTTCTTTGCCGGCAAGTGGCACCTGGGCGACAAGGGTTCCTGGCCGACCGACCATGGCTATCAGGTCAACAAGGGGGGGCATGACAAGGGAAGCCCACCGGGCGGCTACTTCGCTCCGTACACGAATCCGGTGCTCGAGAGTGGCCCCGACGGTGAATCGTTGCCAATCCGTTTGGCGCAGGAAACGGTCCGCTACATCAACGATCACAAAAGCGATCCATTCTTTGCGATGTTGTCGTTTTACAGCGTGCATGGCCCCGTCCAGACCAGCAAAACGCTGTGGCAGAAATACCGCGAACTCGCTCCGCCACTGCCCCCGGGGCAGCAACGTTTCCGCGTCGACCGAACCTTGCCCGTGCGGCAGGTCCAAGATCACCCGGTCTATGCCGGGATGGTGGAAACGGTCGACGACGCCGTGGGAATGGTGCTCGATGCCATCGACGCCAACGGACTGACCGACAACACGATCGTCGTCTTCACCAGTGACAACGGCGGCGTTTCTTCGGGCGATGCGTTTTGCACGTCCAATTTGCCCTTGCGCGGCGGCAAGGGACGGCAGTGGGAAGGCGGGATTCGAGAACCGTTCTACATCCGTTACCCGGCGCTGGTGCCGGCGGGAACATCCGACCAGACACCGGTCACCGGCGCGGACCTGTACCCGACGCTGCTGGAGCTGTGCGGGTTGCCGCTGCGACCGAACCAGCACCAAGACGGCGTCAGTTTAAAACCGCTGTTGACCGGTGGAACGATCCCCGACCGACCGTTGTATTGGCACTATCCCCACTACGGCAATCAAGGCGGAGAACCACATGCGATCATCCGCCAGGATGATTGGAAACTGATTCATTACTACGAAGACGGACGCGACGAATTGTATCACTTGGCCAGCGACCCGGGCGAACAAAGCGATGTGTCGCGAACCCAGCCGGCACGCGCCGCGGCGATGTGGCAGCAACTGGACACTTGGTTGACCGAAGTGGAGGCGAAACGCCCGGAACCGGACCCGCGCTACGATCCGGAAACCACCCAGCGCTACTACCTGGAAAAACAGACGCAAATGAAACAGCGGTTGGAGGATTTCCATTCCCGCATTCTGGAGGCCGATTGGCAACCAAATCCGGATTGGTGGGGAAGTCTGCGTGCGAAAGACTGA